In Aquila chrysaetos chrysaetos chromosome 10, bAquChr1.4, whole genome shotgun sequence, the following proteins share a genomic window:
- the LOC115347620 gene encoding LOW QUALITY PROTEIN: claudin-4-like (The sequence of the model RefSeq protein was modified relative to this genomic sequence to represent the inferred CDS: inserted 2 bases in 1 codon), whose amino-acid sequence MASMGLQVLGIALSVIGWLASILCCALPMWRETAFIGNNIVTAQIIWEGLWMNCVVQSTGQMQCKVYDSMLALPQDLQAARAMVVVAIVLAVLGTLLAVASGKCTNCVEDDTAKAKVMILSGVIFIVAGILILIPISWSANTIIRDFYNPLVTDSQKRDLGSSLYVGWAASALLLLGGGILCCTCPPXQGEKPYSAKFTAARSLPASNYV is encoded by the exons ATGGCCTCCATGGGGCTGCAGGTGCTGGGCATTGCCCTCTCTGTCATCGGCTGGTTGGCCTCCATCCTCTGCTGTGCCCTGCCCATGTGGCGGGAGACGGCCTTCATTGGCAACAACATCGTGACGGCCCAGATCATCTGGGAAGGACTGTGGATGAACTGCGTGGTGCAGAGCACGGGGCAGATGCAGTGCAAGGTCTACGACTCCATGCTGGCTCTGCCGCAGGACCTGCAAGCCGCCCGCGCCATGGTGGTGGTGGCCATCGTCTTGGCCGTCCTGGGCACCCTGCTCGCCGTCGCCAGCGGCAAGTGCACCAACTGCGTGGAGGACGACACCGCCAAAGCCAAGGTCATGATCCTTTCCGGCGTCATCTTCATCGTTGCTggcatcctcatcctcatccccatctCCTGGTCGGCCAACACCATCATCCGGGACTTCTACAACCCACTGGTCACTGATTCCCAGAAGCGGGACCTGGGGTCGTCCCTCTACGTGGGCTGGGCAGCCTCCgcgctcctgctgctggggggggggatcctCTGCtgcacctgcccccc ccagggcgAGAAGCCATACTCTGCCAAGTTcacagctgctcgctcgctGCCAGCCAGCAACTACGTCTAG